In the Setaria italica strain Yugu1 chromosome VI, Setaria_italica_v2.0, whole genome shotgun sequence genome, one interval contains:
- the LOC101780589 gene encoding nitrate regulatory gene2 protein — MGCAASRLEDEEAVKMCRDRRDFIKQALEQRNRFASSHIAYIESLKRVSMALQRFVAVDDHHELIFDTFISPVKQQKPEMLGLPYGSYEKRTIHVSKYLRSGPNPSVSVEEHPRPVETVRVESHYPMDNYSGTDRFFPSHSSPMRSSSYYPPPYNRPSYPPPSTQEPVRNSSYYMPYDRPSYAPPSPQEPMRTSYYASYDRGSYPPPSPQEPVRNSYRASYDRPSYPPPSPQEQESSPWDFFWNPFSSLDSFADPHPRSSYDNVVTDDELARLQRVREEEGIPELEEEDDECQDHVPMHRKEEKEEHDDEDDEEEDDDEEDDDEECEHSDECIASNEGACSVNFEVNTKQETKGFESKGVQCTEAPQPRKTVELEIKAHKKELMRNKVANAEETPGFTVYLNRRPASLVEAMKDIDCQFLGICDAAREVSVMLEASRAQYSTSNDLSAKMLNPVALLRSASSRSSSSRFLLASSSSIDDLFDNETSSCYSEESCSTMSGSHQSTLDRLYTWEKKLYKEVKVGERLRIEYEKRLTHLRNQDDRGEEPSSVDKTRAALRSLHTRLKVSIHTVQSISRRIEVLRDEELHPQLMELIHGLSRMWRTMAERHKAQKRTIEDAKLLFLQHHPSAATAISLGPLEAATPPPAALALETEIQAWRGALETWLSAQRAYARALAAWARRCLGVTGGARPTLSAAVLPPAFLVCMEWGRAVDADTEARVMDGLDFFVAGVGSVCSGAATGMEGMAGRVLCAGMAAVTGAMAEFAAASADSYDAAVTAVIAAARAPEREREDGVAQPPRTDG, encoded by the exons ATGGGATGTGCTGCTTCCAGGTTAGAAGATGAGGAGGCTGTCAAGATGTGCCGGGACAGAAGGGACTTCATCAAGCAGGCACTGGAGCAGCGCAATCGTTTTGCATCATCACACATTGCCTACATTGAGTCCCTGAAGCGCGTTTCAATGGCTCTCCAGCGGTTTGTTGCTGTAGATGATCACCATGAGCTCATCTTCGATACATTCATCTCTCCTGTCAAGCAACAGAAGCCAGAGATGCTCGGCCTTCCTTATGGTTCATATGAGAAGAGAACCATTCATGTCTCAAAGTACTTGAGGTCAGGACCTAATCCATCAGTGTCAGTTGAGGAGCACCCACGACCGGTGGAAACAGTCCGTGTCGAATCACATTACCCCATGGACAACTACAGTGGCACGGATAGGTTCTTCCCGTCGCATTCTTCACCGATGAGATCATCTTCATACTACCCACCACCTTATAACAGGCCAAGCTACCCACCTCCATCGACCCAGGAACCAGTGAGGAATTCTTCCTATTACATGCCTTATGACAGGCCAAGCTATGCACCTCCATCACCCCAGGAGCCAATGAGGACGTCCTATTATGCATCTTATGACAGAGGAAGCTACCCACCACCATCACCCCAGGAGCCAGTTAGGAATTCTTATCGCGCATCATATGACAGGCCAAGCTACCCACCACCGTCACCCCAGGAGCAGGAATCATCACCATGGGACTTCTTTTGGAACCCATTCTCATCGTTGGACAGCTTTGCAGATCCTCACCCTCGTAGTAGCTATGATAATGTGGTCACTGATGATGAACTGGCACGGTTACAGCGGGTACGGGAAGAGGAAGGAATCCCAGAACttgaagaggaagatgatgagtGTCAAGATCATGTACCAATGcacagaaaagaagaaaaagaagagcatgatgatgaggacgatgaagaagaagatgatgatgaggaagatgatgatgaggaatGTGAGCATTCAGATGAGTGTATTGCTTCTAATGAGGGTGCTTGCTCTGTGAATTTTGAGGTCAATACCAAGCAAGAAACAAAGGGATTTGAATCCAAAGGTGTTCAGTGTACTGAAGCACCTCAACCTCGCAAGACAGTAGAACTTGAGATAAAGGCACACAAGAAAGAACTGATGAGGAACAAAGTAGCAAATGCAGAAGAAACTCCTGGTTTCACAGTATATCTGAATCGAAGGCCAGCGAGCTTGGTTGAGGCCATGAAGGATATTGACTGTCAGTTTCTGGGAATATGTGATGCTGCTCGGGAAGTCTCAGTGATGTTGGAGGCAAGTAGAGCTCAGTACTCAACCTCAAATGATCTTTCTG CAAAGATGCTGAACCCAGTTGCACTTTTGCGCTCTGCATCATCGCGATCATCGTCTTCCCGTTTCCTTCTGGCTTCTTCTAGCTCAATAGATGATCTCTTTGACAATGAGACAAGCAGCTGTTACTCCGAAGAATCTTGTAGTACAATGTCTGGAAGTCATCAGTCTACCTTGGATAGATTGTATACATGGGAGAAGAAATTATACAAAGAAGTAAAG GTGGGTGAGCGGTTAAGAATCGAGTATGAAAAGAGGTTGACTCACTTGAGGAACCAGGATGATAGAGGCGAAGAACCTTCCTCTGTCGATAAGACTCGTGCAGCATTGAGAAGCTTGCATACTCGTTTGAAGGTGTCAATACACACAGTTCAGTCAATATCAAGGAGGATTGAAGTTCTAAGGGATGAGGAGCTGCATCCTCAGCTTATGGAATTGATCCACGG CCTCTCACGGATGTGGCGCACCATGGCTGAACGACACAAGGCGCAGAAACGTACGATCGAGGACGCCAAACTTCTCTTCCTCCAGCaccacccctccgccgccactgccATCTCCCTTGGCCCCTTGGAGGCTGCAACTCCCCCTCCGGCTGCCTTGGCGCTAGAAACCGAGATCCAGGCTTGGCGAGGAGCCCTGGAGACCTGGCTATCTGCGCAGCGTGCCTACGCGCGCGCACTGGCCGCATGGGCGCGCCGCTGCCTCGGCGTCACGGGCGGGGCGCGTCCTACCCTCTCTGctgccgtgctgccgccggcgtTCCTGGTGTGCATGGAGTGGGGGCGCGCGGTGGACGCGGACACGGAGGCACGGGTGATGGACGGGCTGGACTTCTTTGTGGCCGGCGTTGGGTCGGTGTGCTCGGGCGCGGCCACCGGGATGGAGGGCATGGCCGGGCGAGTGCTGTGCGCTGGAATGGCCGCGGTCACCGGCGCCATGGCCGAGTTCGCCGCCGCATCCGCGGACAGCTACGATGCGGCTGTCAcggccgtgatcgccgccgctCGTGCGCcggagcgcgagcgcgaggaCGGCGTGGCACAACCGCCAAGGACAGATGGCTAG
- the LOC101780195 gene encoding uncharacterized protein LOC101780195 codes for MDFFKIKKFGKGKKGAGGGGEIVESDDEASAAGNGASEEQQKGDILGEKAEEIEGAVAGNGVVEEVEEDDDDDFITNEVKRRLKELRKNSFMVLIPEEECAEVEEDGGEEGEEEGSSSREWLESDVGDGFPLCGFDSLYDKYCERMLVFHKMIAQLMKDPESLNMSKKSPRSASKLASTLRNLSFKRRDELQEDCEQLQQKQSEDDPYQTLETAYVAHVSLSWEALHCTYVHLSLIVAAQPDNPTTYSCAAQAFQQFQVLLQRFVENEPFEHGTRVEIYARSRSLLSKLLQVPTFQVADKKDNTEDQMEPSIFAPDLIKLLEESILTFRLFLKKDKKKNSAHMSAHGHTGSSIHQVQSSLDKKEAKVKELFKKKKGWKSKTWPGTMEEVQLLFALIDVKVVSRVLRMGKLSKEQLLWCEEKMSKLDLSENRLRRDGSPILFPC; via the exons ATGGATTTCTTCAAGATCAAGAAGTTCGGGAAGGGCAAGAAGGGCGCCGGGGGTGGGGGCGAGATCGTGGAGTCCGATGACGAGGCCAGTGCCGCTGGAAATGGGGCCTCCGAGGAGCAACAGAAAGGTGACATTTTGGGGGAGAAAGCTGAGGAGATAGAGGGTGCGGTTGCGGGCAATGGGGTggtggaggaagtggaggaggacgacgatgacgattTCATCACGAATGAGGTGAAGCGGAGGCTTAAGGAGCTGAGAAAGAACAGCTTCATGGTGCTCATCCCCGAGGAGGAATGCGCTGAGGTTGAGGAGGACggtggggaggaaggggaggaggaagggagcagcTCCAGGGAGTGGTTGGAGTCGGATGTCGGTGATGGGTTCCCGCTGTGTGGGTTCGATTCTCTATATGATAAGTACTGTGAGAGGATGCTGGTGTTTCATAAGATGATCGCGCAGCTCATGAAGGATCCAG AGTCACTGAACATGTCCAAAAAGTCTCCAAGATCAGCATCCAAATTGGCATCTACCCTGCGCAACCTCTCATTCAAAAGAAGGGATGAGCTCCAGGAGGATTGTGAGCAACTTCAGCAAAAGCAAAGCGAAGATGATCCTTATCAAACACTTGAAACTGCATATGTTGCTCATGTTTCGTTAAGCTGGGAGGCTCTGCATTGTACATATGTGCACCTGAGCCTTATAGTTGCAGCACAACCTGACAATCCTACAACCTACAGCTGTGCTGCTCAAGCGTTCCAGCAATTCCAGGTTCTGTTGCAGAGATTCGTTGAAAATGAGCCATTTGAGCATGGTACCCGGGTCGAGATATATGCACGATCTAGGAGCTTGTTGTCAAAGTTGCTTCAAGTCCCCACTTTTCAAG TTGCAGACAAGAAAGATAACACTGAAGACCAAATGGAACCATCGATTTTCGCACCTGATCTTATCAAATTGTTAGAGGAGTCTATCCTAACTTTCCGCCTTTTCCTGAAGAAAGACAAGAAAAAGAATAGTGCCCATATGAGTGCTCATGGCCACACTGGAAGCTCAATTCATCAAGTGCAATCCTCACTCGATAAG AAGGAGGCGAAGGTGAAGGAGCtgttcaagaagaagaaagggtggAAGAGCAAGACCTGGCCGGGCACGATGGAGGAGGTCCAGCTGCTGTTCGCGCTGATCGACGTCAAGGTGGTGTCGCGGGTGCTGCGGATGGGGAAGCTGAGCAAGGAGCAGCTGCTGTGGTGCGAGGAGAAGATGAGCAAGCTGGACCTCTCCGAGAACCGCCTGCGCCGCGACGGTTCCCCCATCCTCTTCCCCTGTTGA